The Humulus lupulus chromosome 3, drHumLupu1.1, whole genome shotgun sequence genome window below encodes:
- the LOC133825541 gene encoding uncharacterized mitochondrial protein AtMg00860-like, which produces MKSISVLVLQRLREHRLYAKFKNCEFLLPRVVFLSHIVSKDEIMVYPTKTEVVRDWKKPKSASENRSFIGMEGYYRHFVEGFSRITTPLTELTRKNLKFVWIDRCENNFQELKWQLITEPVLSLPSDKEKFVVYCDASREGLGGVLMQTGKMIAYGS; this is translated from the coding sequence ATGAAGAGCATCTCTGTTTTGGtactacagagactgagggagcataggttgtatgccaagttcaagaattGCGAGTTCTTGTTGCCTCGAGTAGTATTTCTtagtcatattgtcagtaaggatgaGATTATGGTGTATCCGACCAAGACTGAAGTGGTGAGAGATTGGAAAAAGCCGAAGAGTGCTTCAGAGAATAGAAGTTTCATTGGAATGGAAGGGTACTATCGACATTTTGTCGAGGGGTTCTCGAGGATTACAACACCCTTGACTGAGCTAACGCgtaagaatttgaagtttgtGTGGAttgatagatgtgagaacaactttcaggagtTGAAATGGCAGTTGATCACGGAACCAGTACTCAGTCTTCCCTCAGAtaaggaaaagtttgtggtttactgtgatgcctcgagGGAGGGGTTAGGTGGTGTTCTAATGCAAACAGGGAAGATGATTGCCTATGGCTCatga